In a single window of the Candidatus Lernaella stagnicola genome:
- a CDS encoding DUF5698 domain-containing protein — translation MWEAIGGFALVFTLRLCDVSLGTLRMLFTVRGRKWIAGTIGTIEVSIFLFALSHVVGAGADMAWAKFFGYCFGFGTGTVLGIRIEEWLAPGNVRVTIVSREMPDLVIRDLRNAGFGVTEADGRGKDGAVSILIVVTRRRDLPYLNDIVLNRDPDAFISTNEAHFIYRGYLHKIKRK, via the coding sequence ATGTGGGAGGCCATCGGCGGTTTTGCCCTCGTTTTCACGCTGCGGCTGTGTGACGTCAGTCTCGGTACGCTGCGCATGCTCTTTACCGTGCGCGGCCGCAAGTGGATTGCGGGCACTATCGGAACCATTGAAGTATCGATTTTCCTATTCGCGCTCTCCCACGTCGTCGGCGCCGGTGCCGATATGGCGTGGGCGAAATTCTTTGGTTATTGCTTTGGTTTCGGAACCGGAACGGTGCTCGGCATCCGGATCGAAGAATGGCTCGCCCCCGGTAACGTGCGAGTCACGATTGTCAGCCGGGAGATGCCGGACCTTGTGATCCGCGATCTGCGCAACGCCGGTTTCGGCGTCACCGAGGCCGACGGGCGCGGCAAAGACGGCGCAGTTTCGATCCTGATCGTCGTGACGCGCCGGCGGGATCTGCCCTACCTCAATGACATTGTCCTCAATCGCGATCCGGACGCCTTTATCTCAACGAACGAGGCGCATTTCATTTATCGCGGCTATTTGCACAAAATCAAACGGAAGTAA
- a CDS encoding phosphoribosyltransferase family protein has product MIPDGFVLLLSNHQIGQRLEEIGADLRHQLGNHEVTFVGILDGALFVMTDLIRAYQLDAKVDFLRVTSYRGGTESGELTMLSGLTWNVKEHDVVLVDDILDSGQTLAFCRQHLMAMGAASITSVVLLTKERHRDFQLENPVVGFRIPDRFVIGYGLDFEGRFRHLPDIYIKDKEGAE; this is encoded by the coding sequence TTGATTCCCGACGGATTTGTGCTGCTGCTTTCGAATCATCAGATCGGCCAGCGTTTGGAAGAAATCGGCGCCGACCTGCGACATCAACTCGGTAACCACGAAGTTACCTTCGTCGGTATCCTGGATGGCGCGCTGTTCGTCATGACCGACCTGATCCGCGCCTATCAACTCGATGCGAAAGTCGATTTCCTGCGGGTCACCAGCTACCGCGGCGGCACGGAGAGCGGCGAGTTGACGATGCTTTCGGGCCTGACGTGGAACGTCAAGGAACACGACGTGGTGTTGGTAGACGATATCCTCGACAGCGGACAGACCCTGGCGTTTTGCCGGCAACATCTCATGGCCATGGGCGCGGCGAGCATCACTTCGGTGGTGTTGCTGACGAAAGAACGACACCGTGATTTTCAACTCGAAAACCCGGTCGTCGGCTTTCGCATACCGGATCGCTTTGTGATCGGCTACGGCCTCGATTTTGAGGGACGCTTCCGGCACCTGCCGGACATTTACATCAA